From a region of the Ascochyta rabiei chromosome 22, complete sequence genome:
- a CDS encoding sporulation protein rmd1 has product MASSSTESTPLMSSLSGGTKTAPAKPQRTVTFNTTVSSSSDAAQLGRSGSQGASSSRQPTSHGGQPMLAGLNSKLRRRNSSGAPARIPPGPAGKIGPQRTTRTAQKLKLLPDPAQGDDEEDEESGRDVYVQYTRIKDPTARRDAARLGKADRDRLPRVTAYCTAASYKLDDLMRFLKGKQKIRGALPKRFDECIYSPYNYGAKGPEDVHSTAALDGAPSVRPRRFSDSAIEVEHQNERRREDLIDMHDEGDAGGIGNGESSDGPRRPSLTHADSDPATDAPDFDTQVHTPEVFLFEYGTVVLWGMSLGEEKRFLKEIAKFEVDKLGKDEVETEEFNFYYTREYQARIYNDFISLRDKKNYMIKLAISHGLSQSVKTSLFEDLVDSTIDETKDIPAQIASSGKINLNKKQINMQIGELFILRISIHLQGSVLDAPELMWAEPQLDPVYQAVRSYLEMDQRVGLLTERLNVIGDLLAVLKDQLTATHGELLEWIVIILIFAEVVVAAINIFVDLNAAD; this is encoded by the exons ATGGCGTCGAGCTCGACCGAAAGCACGCCGCTGATGTCGTCCCTATCGGGCGGCACCAAGACAGCACCCGCAAAACCGCAGCGCACCGTCACGTTCAACACAACTGTCTCGTCTTCGAGCGATGCTGCTCAGCTGGGCCGGTCCGGGTCGCAGGGTGCATCGTCATCCAGACAACCGACAAGCCACGGTGGACAGCCCATGCTCGCAGGCCTGAACAGCAAGCTGCGGAGGAGAAACAGCTCAGGCGCGCCTGCGAGAATCCCGCCAGGTCCAGCGGGAAAGATTGGCCCTCAGCGAACGACGCGGACCGCGCAAAAGTTGAAGCTCTTGCCGGACCCAGCCCAAGGTGACGATGAGGAAGACGAAGAGAGCGGCCGCGACGTATACGTACAGTATACAAGGATCAAGGACCCCACCGCGAGAAGAGACGCAGCGCGGCTGGGCAAAGCAGACCGAGACCGGTTGCCGCGCGTGACAGCGTACTGCACAGCGGCCTCGTACAAGCTAGACGACCTGATGCGGTTTCTGAAGGGCAAGCAGAAGATCAGGGGCGCGTTGCCAAAGCGCTTTGACGAGTGCATATACTCGCCGTACAACTACGGCGCCAAGGGACCCGAGGACGTACACAGCACGGCAGCACTCGACGGCGCTCCCAGTGTGAGACCGAGGCGGTTTTCGGACAGCGCCATCGAGGTCGAGCACCAGAACGAGAGGCGACGAGAAGATCTCATCGACATGCACGACGAAGGGGACGCCGGCGGTATAGGGAATGGAGAAAGCTCCGACGGGCCTCGACGACCGTCTCTCACCCACGCCGACTCGGACCCAGCAACAGACGCGCCCGACTTTGACACGCAGGTGCACACGCCCGAAGTGTTCCTCTTCGAGTACGGTACGGTGGTGCTGTGGGGCATGTCTCTCGGGGAGGAAAAGCGGTTCCTCAAGGAGATTGCCAAGTTTGAAGTGGACAAGCTTGGGAAGGACGAAGTGGAAACGGAGGAGTTCAACTTCTACTACACGCGCGAGTACCAGGCGCGCATCTACAACGACTTCATCTCGCTCCGCGACAAGAAGAACTACATGATCAAGCTGGCCATCTCGCACGGGCTGTCGCAGAGCGTCAAGACCAGTCTGTTTGAGGACCTCGTGGACAGCACGATTGACGAGACCAAGGACATTCCGGCGCAGATAGCGAGCTCTGGCAAGATCAACCTGAACAAGAAGCAGATCAACATGCAGATTGGCGAGCTGTTCATCCTGCGCATCAGCATCCACCTGCAGGGGTCTGTGCTGGATGCGCCGGAGCTCATGTGGGCGGAGCCGCAGCTGGATCCCGTGTATCAGGCGGTGAGAAGCTACCTGGAGATGGACCAGCGCGTGGGGCTGCTCACGGAGCGACTGAATGTGATTGGGGATCTGCTGGCTGTGCTCAAGGACCAGCTTACCGCTACCCAT GGTGAACTGCTGGAATGGATTGTCATCATTCTCATCTTCGCCGAGGTGGTTGTGGCAGCGATTAACATATTCGTCGACCTGAACGCGGCAGACTAG
- a CDS encoding Putative metallocarboxypeptidase ecm14: MRQGPLAALGLLLLAPLVSAAPQQPAYHDHRRPAQDASPNRTPPTWRRLSDAILRKIGSLPVHHTSRREGAGSTPQPATEPFVARYGDDVVLRFTMHTADEAKALAEASDVLFLDVWEFNEDWADIRVAKHVVPSLLGLLPPSLKQSHQPLMQDLDLAQAIFDSYPSSSATLSHQDDHAYAPHKTKGHPFLQDYQPLSVINPWMKLMASMFTTHVRRIVVGTTYQGRDIPALRVGVHPTNNDQPSGPRKTVLITGGSHAREWISTSTVNYVAWNLINAYGKDREITRLLEQFDFVLVPTLNPDGYVYSWESDRLWRKNRQPTSLRFCSGVDLDRSYAYKWDGDTVRTNPCSESYAGSEPFEGLEAQRFAEWAKNETEHNNVHFVGFLDLHSYSQQILYPYSYSCTEEPPALEDLEELAVGLAKAIRISRRGHAYKVTSACEGNVMWSSDKKQPSVLPRIESSGGSALDWFYHELKVKYSYQIKLRDTGSYGFLLPKENIAPTGEEMLDAVLYLGRFMLGEVGLATAKKQDAQPTELLEHGWDMVDKAETEADDQEEEEEEEEATEL, encoded by the exons ATGCGCCAGGGCCCCCTCGCCGCCCTcggcctgctgctgctcgcgCCGCTGGTCTCAGCAGCCCCGCAACAACCGGCCTACCACGACCACCGACGCCCGGCGCAGGACGCGAGCCCCAACCGCACGCCGCCCACCTGGCGCAGGCTGTCCGACGCCATCCTCAGGAAGATAGGGAGTCTGCCCGTCCACCACACCAGCCGCCGAGAGGGCGCCGGCAGCACCCCTCAGCCAGCAACAGAGCCCTTTGTCGCTCGCTACGGCGACGATGTGGTCCTCCGCTTCACCATGCACACGGCAGACGAGGCAAAGGCCCTGGCCGAGGCATCCGACGTCCTGTTCCTCGACGTGTGGGAGTTCAATGAGGACTGGGCAGACATCAGGGTAGCAAAGCATGTC GTGCCTTCGCTGCTGGGCCTCCTCCCGCCCTCGCTGAAGCAGTCACACCAGCCTCTCATGCAGGACCTCGACCTGGCACAGGCCATCTTCGACTCGTACCCTTCCTCGTCCGCCACCCTGTCCCACCAGGACGACCACGCCTACGCCCCCCACAAAACCAAAGGCCACCCGTTCCTGCAGGACTACCAGCCATTGTCCGTCATCAATCCGTGGATGAAGCTCATGGCCTCCATGTTCACCACCCACGTGCGCCGCATTGTCGTGGGTACAACCTACCAAGGCCGCGACATCCCCGCCCTGCGCGTAGGCGTGCACCCGACCAACAACGACCAGCCCTCGGGCCCCCGCAAGACCGTGCTCATCACCGGCGGCTCCCATGCACGCGAGTGGATCTCCACCAGCACCGTCAACTACGTGGCCTGGAACCTGATCAACGCCTACGGCAAGGACCGCGAGATCACACGCCTGCTCGAGCAGTTTGACTTTGTGCTTGTCCCCACCCTGAACCCCGACGGCTACGTCTACTCCTGGGAATCGGACCGTCTGTGGAGGAAGAACCGTCAGCCAACAAGTCTGCGCTTCTGCAGTGGTGTGGACCTGGACCGCAGCTACGCCTACAAGTGGGACGGCGACACGGTGCGCACCAACCCCTGCAGTGAATCCTATGCAGGCAGCGAACCCTTTGAGGGCCTGGAAGCTCAGCGCTTTGCCGAGTGGGCCAAGAACGAGACCGAACACAACAACGTGCATTTTGTTGGCTTCTTGGACTTGCATTCCTACTCACAGCAGATCTTGTACCCCTACTCGTACTCGTGCACAGAAGAGCCCCCGGCGCTCGAAGACCTCGAGGAGCTGGCTGTCGGCCTGGCCAAGGCCATCCGCATATCACGCAGAGGACATGCGTACAAGGTCACGTCCGCCTGCGAAGGCAACGTCATGTGGTCGAGCGACAAGAAGCAACCATCGGTCCTACCGCGCATCGAGTCGAGTGGAGGAAGCGCGCTCGACTGGTTCTATCACGAGCTCAAGGTCAAGTACTCGTACCAGATCAAGCTGCGCGACACAGGCAGCTACGGCTTCCTCTTGCCCAAAGAGAACATTGCACCGACGGGAGAGGAGATGCTCGATGCAGTCTTGTACCTTGGCCGCTTCATGCTTGGCGAAGTGGGCCTGGCGACGGCGAAGAAGCAAGATGCACAGCCAACGGAGCTTCTGGAGCATGGGTGGGACATGGTCGACAAGGCGGAGACGGAGGCAGATGAccaggaggaagaggaggaggaggaggaggcgaCTGAGCTGTGA